A genomic segment from Verrucomicrobiota bacterium encodes:
- a CDS encoding tetratricopeptide repeat protein → MKHRLLLTTLALCAGALLYTAECPAEPDPGPPVLLEPGQDVASAIEAIGPLAETDLNAALRLGWLLHIYNNDNEAAKARFEQVVAVDPGNVWAQLGLSSIAWLAGDDVALEAATTAVLQHHPEHPLAELALARLSRLWPNVPQAREGKRDMLFALLDADRGDPTGAITSPELLGQAIQFLWRDLEWNGLVSLRAPLLAASGAVRSWRFAGPFAPLDDLMFFAALPPDADPVLAESYTFYGREHPTRRADAAGMDIEPEWVNNGVFYAETFVRVDAPVRALLEVATGDSVRVDLNGGTIYVKDALNGFVPDSETVQIELPAGWSRLRLKYQAPDYVVVRLLDTTGRALQADIDPTPRPVAQATPAMARLAPTPCEAYLNALAEADPGNPLFENLIARLNRYRGNTEAAKAAALRSLAACDDWAAGQLEAAVILAGDRTQPERIARSRATVHYLRAINQAGACPLATYALALYDQQGQRHPEAIEKLEKCVEQAPRNYLWRRALFDIYSERAWDKEREAAFDALLEVNPDAPAVVQTALDYYGNRGLVDAARKAEIRLDKGTEYSTYTARYLWRMGRLDEAIAEYERLAAVQPETTGLRRTLVDLYKSVGRLDDAARLDEALLDDNPTDTRLMADLATIELGRGNVRAAVQLWQRMLEREPADIGTRKALELHGTKDPFNGLEIDIAPYLADETLRSRYAEYASVMVIDYSIEQVFANGSGRQYTHQLVLVNTKAGIEQWGEPRVAGELREMRVIKPDGSIIEPELVGGKGSVSLTGLAVGDFIEIKYIDSTPASDVGPVSFGGPNFYLCSQTEPMHLTRYVVMTPAGLDLNIEQANLDVAPTTWTRDGWLFRQWERHGVEPIRSEPNSVDAEEFLPRVRVGFGQSAGAEPAVYEDANTGMAMPTLEVRQKVQELVQPGMSHEDIVHTLHTWVNTNIDGGGSGPRISEPASQTLGDRDGNRLGLLKAMLEVAGVPSHIVMARPVTAFDSAVFPDRFVYGLLAVENESGELAWWLDMNNKFYPFGSIHPQVQGARAVVLRDVDGSNLAVSFDPEAPRPEIRVPLDPESLVMQSIEAHLTVDDTGGLEAALTITLSGLTGAAARAALEQADEDQLGRMIQVTLAQYFRGATLEDYTIEPRKEFNVPLVAKARFKAPRYARKRDRMLVFNQPLFALNMRKSYTRIPERRTPMALFGTPSSRTRITITLPEGATIANAPKPLALQTPFGTYSYSCTFDETEHRVSIERDHILPIQRVQPADYAAFAAFCRAIDQNEEDELKVTLPEPPAEPEVTEESETPADGTAIEGPGEIGPTDDSGPADSGNEAPPKNATEETPATVN, encoded by the coding sequence ATGAAGCATCGACTGCTCTTGACGACTCTGGCGCTGTGCGCCGGAGCGCTTCTGTACACCGCCGAGTGTCCCGCCGAGCCGGACCCGGGGCCGCCCGTGCTGCTCGAACCCGGGCAGGATGTGGCAAGCGCCATCGAGGCGATCGGCCCCCTCGCCGAGACCGACCTCAACGCCGCCCTGCGCCTTGGCTGGCTGCTGCACATCTACAACAATGACAACGAGGCGGCCAAGGCGCGCTTCGAGCAGGTCGTCGCGGTCGATCCCGGCAACGTCTGGGCCCAGCTCGGGCTCAGCTCGATCGCCTGGCTCGCCGGCGATGATGTGGCCCTCGAAGCCGCAACCACCGCCGTGCTCCAGCACCATCCCGAGCACCCGCTCGCCGAGCTGGCGCTCGCCCGGCTCAGCCGGCTGTGGCCCAACGTGCCGCAGGCGCGCGAGGGCAAGCGCGACATGCTCTTTGCCCTGCTCGACGCGGATCGAGGCGATCCGACCGGGGCGATCACCAGCCCCGAGCTACTCGGCCAGGCGATCCAGTTCCTCTGGCGCGACCTCGAGTGGAACGGGCTCGTCTCGCTCAGAGCGCCGCTCCTGGCCGCCTCGGGCGCCGTGCGCTCGTGGCGGTTCGCCGGGCCGTTCGCGCCGCTCGACGACCTTATGTTCTTCGCCGCGTTGCCGCCCGACGCCGATCCGGTTCTGGCCGAAAGCTACACCTTCTACGGACGCGAGCACCCGACGCGGCGGGCTGACGCCGCCGGCATGGATATCGAGCCCGAGTGGGTCAACAACGGCGTGTTCTACGCCGAGACGTTTGTGCGCGTCGACGCGCCCGTGCGCGCCTTGCTCGAGGTGGCCACCGGCGACTCGGTGCGCGTCGACCTCAACGGCGGCACGATCTACGTCAAGGACGCACTCAACGGCTTCGTGCCCGACAGTGAGACAGTGCAGATCGAGCTCCCCGCCGGGTGGAGCCGCCTGCGCCTCAAGTACCAGGCGCCCGATTACGTCGTCGTGCGGCTGCTCGACACCACCGGCCGCGCGCTTCAAGCCGACATCGACCCGACGCCGCGCCCCGTCGCCCAAGCGACACCGGCCATGGCGCGCCTCGCACCCACGCCGTGCGAGGCCTACCTGAACGCGCTCGCCGAGGCCGATCCGGGTAACCCGCTCTTCGAGAACCTGATCGCCCGGCTCAACCGCTACCGCGGCAACACGGAGGCGGCCAAGGCCGCCGCGCTCCGAAGCCTCGCCGCTTGCGACGACTGGGCCGCTGGTCAGCTCGAGGCCGCTGTGATCCTCGCCGGTGACCGCACGCAGCCCGAGCGCATCGCCCGCAGCCGCGCCACCGTGCACTACTTGCGCGCCATCAATCAGGCCGGGGCCTGCCCCCTGGCCACCTACGCGCTCGCGCTCTACGACCAGCAGGGCCAGCGCCATCCCGAGGCGATCGAGAAGCTCGAGAAGTGCGTCGAACAGGCGCCGAGAAACTACCTGTGGCGCCGCGCGCTGTTCGACATCTACTCGGAGCGCGCCTGGGACAAGGAGCGCGAAGCCGCCTTCGACGCGCTGCTCGAGGTGAACCCCGACGCCCCCGCCGTCGTCCAGACCGCCCTCGACTATTACGGCAACCGCGGCTTGGTCGACGCCGCACGCAAGGCCGAGATCCGCCTCGACAAAGGCACGGAGTACTCGACCTATACCGCCCGTTACCTGTGGCGCATGGGACGGCTCGACGAGGCGATCGCCGAGTACGAGCGCCTCGCGGCCGTCCAGCCCGAGACCACCGGCCTCCGCCGCACGCTCGTCGATCTCTACAAGTCCGTAGGGCGGCTCGACGACGCGGCCCGGCTCGATGAGGCGCTGCTCGACGACAACCCGACCGACACGCGGCTCATGGCCGACCTCGCCACCATCGAGCTCGGCCGCGGCAACGTACGCGCCGCCGTCCAGCTTTGGCAGCGCATGCTTGAACGCGAGCCCGCTGACATCGGCACGCGCAAGGCGCTCGAGCTCCATGGGACCAAGGACCCGTTCAACGGCCTTGAGATCGACATCGCCCCCTACCTGGCCGACGAGACGCTGCGGTCACGCTACGCCGAGTATGCCTCGGTCATGGTCATCGACTACTCGATCGAACAGGTCTTCGCCAACGGCTCGGGCCGCCAATACACGCACCAGCTCGTGCTCGTGAACACCAAGGCCGGGATCGAGCAATGGGGCGAGCCCCGGGTAGCCGGTGAGTTGCGCGAGATGCGCGTCATCAAACCCGACGGCTCCATCATCGAACCCGAGCTCGTCGGCGGCAAAGGCTCGGTGTCGCTCACCGGTCTGGCTGTCGGCGACTTCATCGAGATCAAGTACATCGACTCGACCCCGGCGTCCGACGTCGGCCCCGTCTCGTTCGGCGGGCCGAATTTCTACCTGTGCAGCCAGACCGAGCCAATGCATCTGACCCGCTACGTCGTGATGACACCCGCCGGTCTTGATCTCAACATCGAGCAGGCCAACCTCGACGTGGCCCCAACCACGTGGACACGCGACGGCTGGCTCTTCCGCCAGTGGGAGCGCCACGGCGTCGAGCCGATCCGCTCCGAGCCAAACTCCGTCGACGCCGAGGAGTTCTTGCCGCGCGTTCGCGTCGGCTTCGGCCAAAGCGCGGGCGCCGAGCCGGCCGTCTACGAGGATGCGAATACCGGCATGGCCATGCCGACGCTCGAGGTACGCCAGAAGGTCCAGGAGCTCGTCCAGCCTGGCATGTCGCACGAGGACATCGTGCACACGCTCCACACTTGGGTGAACACCAACATCGACGGCGGCGGTAGCGGCCCCCGCATCAGCGAGCCGGCCAGCCAGACGCTCGGCGACCGGGACGGCAACCGCCTCGGCCTGCTCAAGGCAATGCTCGAGGTCGCCGGCGTCCCGAGCCACATCGTCATGGCGCGGCCGGTGACCGCGTTCGACTCGGCCGTGTTCCCCGACCGGTTCGTCTACGGCCTGCTCGCCGTCGAGAACGAATCGGGCGAGCTGGCGTGGTGGCTCGACATGAACAACAAGTTCTACCCGTTCGGCTCCATCCACCCGCAGGTCCAAGGCGCACGCGCCGTCGTGCTGCGCGACGTTGACGGCTCGAACCTCGCCGTGAGCTTTGACCCCGAGGCGCCGCGCCCTGAGATCCGGGTGCCTCTTGACCCCGAGTCGCTCGTGATGCAGAGCATCGAGGCCCACCTGACCGTAGACGACACCGGCGGGCTCGAGGCAGCGCTGACGATCACCCTCTCGGGCCTCACGGGCGCCGCCGCACGCGCCGCGCTCGAACAAGCCGATGAGGACCAACTCGGCCGCATGATCCAGGTCACGCTGGCTCAGTACTTCCGCGGCGCCACGCTCGAGGACTACACCATCGAGCCGCGCAAGGAGTTCAACGTCCCGCTCGTGGCGAAAGCCCGCTTCAAAGCACCGCGCTACGCGCGGAAACGCGACCGTATGCTGGTGTTCAACCAGCCACTGTTCGCGCTCAATATGCGCAAGAGCTACACGCGCATCCCCGAGCGCAGGACCCCGATGGCGCTGTTCGGCACCCCCTCGTCGCGTACCCGGATCACGATCACGCTCCCCGAAGGCGCCACGATCGCCAACGCACCCAAGCCGCTGGCGCTCCAGACCCCGTTCGGCACCTACAGCTACTCGTGCACCTTCGACGAGACCGAGCACCGGGTCAGCATCGAGCGCGACCACATCCTGCCCATCCAGCGCGTGCAGCCGGCCGACTACGCCGCCTTCGCCGCGTTCTGCCGCGCCATCGACCAGAACGAGGAGGACGAGCTCAAGGTCACCTTGCCCGAACCGCCCGCCGAGCCGGAGGTGACCGAGGAGTCTGAGACCCCGGCCGATGGCACCGCCATCGAAGGCCCCGGCGAGATCGGCCCAACTGACGACTCCGGCCCCGCCGATAGCGGTAACGAGGCGCCGCCGAAGAACGCAACCGAGGAGACCCCGGCGACGGTCAACTGA
- a CDS encoding DUF3857 domain-containing protein has translation MRKSPLLHLALTLPVLLVCLANVSAAPARTALDRQLDEAIAALIEAPASPQALLHLYAISGFDRTASRDGRIRASYTWVLHQPTASPVLKAHALWLLADLDRQNGDLLGAAEKHRELGLITDWLVIGPFDNEGRAGFDAVYAPENLIDLDAAVPGKERPARWRPYPDGLGSAFIQLGTVMRPQTNVAAYALTLVHSPAEQPAALRFGTDDAVKIWLDDAPAYADRSYHGATFDQAAVGVMLRQGWNKLLVKVTQGDGAWRFCLRITAPDGAPLRGLRIETDPEQVRALLASLEPRASIEPVEIDDPVAVFKRRAEEQPESAEAFAALGALYTYKLAFETTDELHIKAYERAIELDPGNWRTYEAIAPLYPDRNKSRNAMMKVVELAPRYAGAHVWLGRYYLDHGFFDKALAEFETAVRLDRADYQGLLGLADYKTRFLHGAEAAQTIEALRAKYPAVPVLVERRFSVDPFSRSDDADIALCNAMLRTDASHEQARRVLIGVARRRGDCDEVLRQLHALQAFNPADTGLLVEEARLLGDRGDFAAAIALLDRVTTICPDDAEPHDRIGRYAHWAGDDERARAAWTQALALRPQNAPLKEYVEHLQPDRTPFEDDYAAEVATMLDAQPAAADYPDEGAVIMLDLQVHEVHPTGLAHDFGQRVVKILTKRGVEAFNQQYVGFSPDSQEVKIQAARIYKPSGEIIEAEAPFPWRVPAGPGGVYYDFSVMVSNYPKLEPGDVLEFRYRRNTVTETNLYATYFGNLTTLRGEYPVQHVKLVFIAPKEREFFYQTVHADLEPTIVEAVGRSGYDQRIYTWEATDLAKIKPEPNMPGPTELVPYVHISTFRDWRALLDWYWGLVQDQFTLDRPAKEKVAELIAGKTTAIEKVTAVHSWVVQNTRYIGLEFGIHGHKPYKVSQIFARGYGDCKDKASLMYAMLKEAGVDSNLVLIRTADKGDVEDFPMSLALFNHAILYVPELDLYLDGTAEFSGTKELPPNDEGATVLRVAENDRQFAKTPVSEPGDNVVDDTYTITLGPSNDVELEGARTMAGAFCAYYRYQFQEEAKRREQLEKQWRQTVAHTEITEVTFNNLINLEEPVTYTYKGRAPDLLTDEGDGVASFKLLLAPQDLAKEYAPLAEREYDVVIPFKWTVTKTMRYVLPEGATVVDLPEPFQLETKLIDASIDSEVTDGAVVVESTVTLKANRIPVDEYTAFREACRTIDEKQSERIRIAR, from the coding sequence ATGAGAAAATCTCCCTTACTTCATCTGGCGTTGACGCTTCCCGTGCTGCTCGTGTGCCTGGCCAACGTATCGGCCGCGCCGGCGCGTACCGCGCTCGATCGGCAGCTCGACGAGGCGATCGCCGCCCTGATCGAGGCTCCCGCCTCGCCTCAGGCGCTTCTGCACCTGTACGCGATCTCGGGCTTCGACCGGACGGCCTCGCGCGACGGCCGCATCCGCGCCAGCTACACATGGGTGCTGCACCAACCGACGGCCTCGCCTGTGCTCAAGGCGCATGCACTGTGGCTCCTGGCCGACCTGGACCGGCAGAACGGTGATCTCCTCGGTGCTGCCGAGAAGCACCGCGAGCTCGGCCTGATCACCGACTGGCTCGTCATCGGCCCGTTTGACAACGAGGGTCGGGCCGGTTTCGACGCCGTCTATGCGCCAGAAAACCTCATTGACCTCGACGCCGCAGTGCCCGGCAAGGAGCGGCCCGCCCGCTGGCGGCCGTACCCCGATGGGCTTGGCTCGGCGTTCATCCAGCTCGGTACGGTGATGCGCCCGCAGACCAACGTGGCCGCCTACGCGCTCACCCTCGTCCACTCGCCGGCCGAACAGCCGGCCGCGCTCCGCTTCGGCACCGATGACGCGGTCAAGATCTGGCTGGATGATGCGCCCGCCTACGCCGACCGCAGTTACCACGGCGCCACCTTTGACCAGGCCGCCGTCGGCGTTATGCTCCGGCAAGGCTGGAACAAGCTGCTCGTCAAGGTCACCCAGGGCGACGGCGCCTGGCGCTTCTGCCTGCGCATCACGGCGCCGGACGGCGCACCGCTGCGCGGCCTGCGCATCGAGACCGATCCCGAGCAGGTCCGCGCGCTGCTCGCCTCGCTCGAACCGCGCGCATCGATCGAGCCCGTCGAGATCGACGACCCGGTCGCCGTCTTCAAGCGGCGGGCCGAGGAACAGCCCGAAAGCGCCGAGGCGTTCGCCGCCCTCGGCGCGCTCTACACGTACAAGCTCGCCTTCGAGACGACTGACGAGCTGCACATCAAGGCCTACGAGCGCGCCATCGAGCTCGATCCGGGCAACTGGCGCACCTACGAGGCGATCGCGCCCCTCTATCCGGACCGCAACAAGAGCCGCAACGCGATGATGAAGGTCGTCGAGTTGGCGCCGCGTTACGCCGGCGCGCATGTCTGGCTCGGCCGGTACTACCTGGACCACGGCTTCTTCGACAAGGCGCTCGCCGAGTTCGAGACGGCCGTCAGGCTCGACCGCGCCGACTACCAGGGCCTCCTCGGCTTGGCCGACTACAAGACACGATTCCTGCACGGTGCCGAAGCGGCGCAGACCATCGAGGCGCTGCGGGCCAAGTACCCGGCGGTGCCCGTGCTCGTCGAGCGGCGGTTCAGCGTCGACCCGTTCTCGCGGAGCGATGACGCCGACATCGCGCTCTGCAATGCGATGCTGCGCACCGACGCCTCGCACGAGCAAGCGCGCCGTGTCCTCATCGGCGTCGCGCGGCGGCGCGGCGACTGCGACGAGGTGCTGCGCCAGCTCCACGCCCTCCAGGCCTTCAACCCCGCCGACACCGGGCTGCTCGTCGAGGAGGCGCGCCTCCTGGGCGATCGCGGCGACTTCGCCGCCGCGATCGCGCTGCTCGACCGCGTCACCACCATCTGCCCGGACGACGCCGAGCCTCACGACCGCATCGGCCGCTACGCCCACTGGGCCGGCGACGACGAGCGCGCCCGCGCCGCTTGGACCCAAGCGCTCGCGCTCCGGCCGCAGAACGCGCCGCTGAAAGAATACGTCGAGCACCTCCAACCCGACCGGACGCCTTTCGAGGACGACTACGCCGCCGAGGTCGCCACGATGCTTGACGCCCAGCCGGCGGCCGCCGACTACCCCGACGAGGGCGCCGTCATCATGCTCGACCTGCAGGTCCACGAGGTCCACCCGACCGGCTTGGCCCATGACTTTGGCCAGCGCGTCGTGAAGATCCTGACCAAGAGGGGGGTCGAGGCCTTCAACCAGCAGTACGTCGGGTTCTCGCCCGACTCGCAGGAGGTCAAGATCCAGGCCGCGCGCATCTACAAGCCCAGCGGCGAGATCATCGAGGCCGAAGCCCCCTTCCCCTGGCGCGTCCCGGCCGGCCCCGGCGGCGTCTACTATGATTTCAGCGTTATGGTCAGCAACTACCCCAAACTGGAGCCGGGCGACGTGCTCGAGTTCCGCTACCGGCGCAACACGGTCACCGAGACCAACCTCTACGCCACCTACTTCGGCAACCTGACGACGCTGCGCGGCGAGTACCCTGTCCAGCACGTCAAGCTCGTGTTCATCGCGCCCAAGGAACGTGAGTTCTTCTACCAGACCGTCCACGCCGACCTCGAGCCGACCATCGTCGAGGCCGTCGGCAGATCGGGCTATGATCAGCGCATCTACACATGGGAGGCGACCGATCTGGCCAAGATCAAACCCGAACCGAACATGCCCGGTCCCACCGAGCTTGTCCCCTACGTGCACATCTCGACCTTCCGCGACTGGCGCGCCCTGCTCGACTGGTATTGGGGCCTTGTGCAGGACCAGTTCACCCTCGACAGGCCGGCCAAGGAGAAAGTCGCTGAGCTCATTGCGGGCAAGACGACTGCGATCGAGAAGGTCACCGCTGTCCACAGCTGGGTGGTGCAGAACACGCGCTACATCGGCCTCGAGTTCGGCATTCACGGCCACAAGCCGTATAAGGTCTCGCAGATCTTCGCCCGCGGTTACGGCGACTGCAAGGACAAGGCTTCGCTCATGTACGCCATGCTCAAAGAGGCCGGCGTCGACAGCAACCTCGTGCTTATCCGCACGGCCGACAAGGGCGACGTCGAAGACTTCCCCATGTCACTCGCGTTGTTCAATCACGCCATCCTCTACGTTCCCGAGCTCGATCTGTACCTCGACGGCACAGCCGAGTTCAGCGGCACCAAGGAGCTGCCCCCGAACGACGAAGGCGCCACCGTGCTCCGTGTGGCCGAGAACGACCGGCAGTTCGCCAAGACACCCGTGTCGGAACCCGGCGACAACGTGGTCGACGACACGTACACGATCACCCTCGGGCCCAGCAACGATGTCGAGCTCGAGGGAGCGCGGACGATGGCCGGCGCCTTCTGCGCCTACTACCGCTATCAGTTCCAGGAGGAAGCGAAGCGCCGCGAGCAGCTCGAGAAGCAATGGCGCCAGACCGTAGCGCACACCGAGATCACCGAGGTAACGTTCAACAACCTGATCAACCTCGAGGAGCCGGTCACCTACACGTACAAGGGCCGGGCGCCCGATCTGCTCACCGACGAAGGCGACGGGGTCGCGTCGTTCAAGCTGCTGCTCGCCCCGCAGGACTTGGCCAAGGAATATGCCCCGCTGGCCGAACGCGAGTACGACGTGGTCATCCCCTTCAAGTGGACGGTCACCAAAACGATGCGCTATGTGCTGCCCGAAGGCGCCACGGTGGTCGATCTGCCCGAGCCGTTCCAGCTCGAGACCAAACTCATCGACGCCTCGATCGACTCTGAGGTCACCGACGGCGCCGTGGTCGTCGAGAGCACCGTGACGCTCAAGGCCAACCGTATCCCCGTGGACGAATACACGGCCTTCCGCGAGGCCTGCCGCACGATCGACGAAAAGCAGAGCGAACGCATAAGGATTGCGCGATGA
- a CDS encoding YkgJ family cysteine cluster protein has protein sequence MAKTKKKTPALRDKEKWYANGLHFECTGCGHCCRWGEGYVWINERHIHEMADHLGLDVLQFARRYVRRVGSAYSLRELADYRCVLLDDDERCRVYPVRPTQCRTYPFWPENIRTPAAWHALEPDCPGLNNGRLYTPAEIEALARRTEEGD, from the coding sequence ATGGCGAAGACGAAGAAAAAGACACCGGCACTGCGCGACAAGGAGAAGTGGTATGCTAACGGGTTGCACTTCGAGTGCACCGGCTGCGGCCACTGCTGCCGCTGGGGCGAGGGCTACGTCTGGATCAACGAGCGCCATATCCACGAGATGGCCGACCACCTCGGCCTCGACGTGCTCCAGTTCGCCCGCCGCTACGTGCGCCGCGTCGGCTCTGCCTACAGCCTCAGGGAGCTCGCCGACTATCGCTGCGTGCTCCTTGACGACGACGAGCGCTGCCGCGTCTACCCCGTGCGACCGACGCAGTGCCGCACCTACCCCTTCTGGCCCGAGAACATCAGGACCCCCGCCGCCTGGCACGCGCTCGAACCAGATTGTCCCGGCCTCAACAACGGCCGCCTCTACACCCCCGCCGAGATCGAGGCCCTCGCCCGCAGAACCGAAGAGGGCGATTAG
- a CDS encoding aminotransferase class I/II-fold pyridoxal phosphate-dependent enzyme, which yields MAGRVLGFDSSGIRKVFDLAQQLKDPVNLSIGQPDFDVPEPLKAEAKRWLDAGFNKYTVTQGIPELRDAVRARYEVQGLGVGDVIITSGVSGGIMLALLALVNPGEEVLVPDPYFVMYKHLTGLIGGVACIVDTYPDFALTADAVEAAVTPRTRVLFVNTPANPTGAVLDDKQARAIAAVAERHNLVIVFDEIYDCFHYDSAPVNIAKYWPRTVILNGLSKSHAMTGWRLGWAAGPVEIVREMIKLQQYSFVCAPSFAQKAAVKALDLPMNEALDAYRRKRNLVYEGLKTRFNVVKPGGAFYVFPEAPGGDGAAFAELAVRHNVLVVPGNVFSDRNTHFRISFAAPDDTLRRGIEILNGLA from the coding sequence CTGGCCGGCCGGGTGCTCGGCTTCGACTCGTCCGGCATCCGCAAGGTCTTCGACTTGGCACAGCAGCTCAAGGACCCGGTGAACCTGAGCATCGGGCAGCCTGACTTCGACGTGCCCGAGCCGCTCAAGGCCGAGGCCAAGCGCTGGCTCGACGCCGGCTTCAATAAGTACACGGTCACCCAAGGTATCCCCGAGCTGCGCGACGCGGTTCGCGCCCGCTACGAGGTACAGGGCCTCGGCGTGGGCGACGTCATCATTACATCCGGCGTCTCGGGCGGCATCATGCTCGCGCTGCTTGCGCTTGTGAACCCCGGCGAGGAAGTGCTGGTCCCTGACCCTTACTTCGTCATGTACAAACACCTGACGGGCCTCATCGGCGGCGTGGCGTGCATCGTAGACACGTACCCCGACTTCGCGCTCACGGCCGACGCCGTCGAAGCCGCCGTCACGCCGAGGACACGCGTACTCTTCGTCAATACGCCCGCGAACCCGACCGGCGCCGTGCTCGACGACAAGCAGGCGCGCGCCATCGCCGCCGTGGCCGAGCGCCACAACCTGGTGATCGTTTTCGACGAGATCTATGACTGCTTCCACTACGATTCGGCGCCCGTGAACATCGCGAAGTACTGGCCCCGGACGGTAATCCTCAACGGGCTGTCCAAGTCGCATGCCATGACCGGTTGGCGCCTCGGCTGGGCCGCCGGTCCGGTCGAAATTGTCCGCGAGATGATCAAGCTGCAGCAGTACTCGTTCGTCTGCGCGCCCTCGTTCGCCCAGAAGGCGGCCGTCAAGGCCCTCGACCTGCCGATGAACGAAGCGCTCGACGCGTACCGCCGCAAACGCAACCTCGTCTATGAGGGGCTCAAGACCAGGTTCAACGTCGTCAAGCCCGGCGGTGCCTTCTACGTCTTTCCCGAGGCGCCCGGCGGCGACGGTGCGGCGTTCGCCGAGCTCGCCGTGCGCCACAACGTGCTCGTCGTACCCGGCAACGTCTTCAGCGACCGCAACACACACTTCCGCATCTCGTTCGCCGCGCCCGACGACACCCTGCGCCGCGGCATCGAGATCCTTAACGGACTCGCGTAA
- a CDS encoding type II secretion system protein — translation MLRFKSSRAGFTLIELLVVIAIIAILAGMLLPALARAREQARRASCLSNVKQLGLAMKQYSQDFAERYPWTLNATGSSAPDAWKDTGLLFPNYNSAIKSFYCPSSKDRVFDSAKVTAKIASPLTPFALSGTKEVISYSYGCDYSSGSPVRGWTENARSTVRLMADKKAGTTATATVAKDYNHKDDGRNVLYQDGHVKWKAGTDKGLDPDEDDDTVGTNSQSQWPSFWSDPPFYQ, via the coding sequence ATGCTAAGATTCAAGTCTTCACGTGCCGGCTTCACGCTCATCGAGCTCCTCGTCGTGATCGCCATCATCGCGATCCTGGCCGGGATGCTCCTGCCGGCTCTGGCGCGTGCGCGCGAGCAGGCCCGCCGGGCCTCCTGCTTGAGCAACGTCAAGCAGCTCGGCCTCGCCATGAAGCAGTACTCGCAGGACTTCGCCGAGAGGTATCCGTGGACCCTGAACGCCACCGGATCGAGCGCGCCGGACGCCTGGAAGGATACGGGCCTCCTGTTCCCCAACTACAACTCGGCGATCAAGTCGTTCTACTGCCCAAGCTCCAAGGACAGGGTATTCGACAGCGCGAAGGTCACCGCGAAGATCGCCAGTCCGCTCACGCCCTTCGCCCTGAGCGGCACCAAGGAGGTCATCAGCTACAGCTACGGTTGCGACTACTCGAGCGGCTCGCCGGTGCGTGGCTGGACAGAAAACGCGAGGTCGACGGTGCGCCTAATGGCCGACAAGAAGGCGGGGACCACGGCCACGGCGACCGTTGCCAAGGACTACAACCACAAGGACGACGGCCGCAACGTGCTCTATCAGGACGGGCACGTCAAGTGGAAGGCCGGCACCGACAAAGGCCTCGACCCGGACGAGGACGACGATACCGTTGGCACGAACAGCCAGTCCCAGTGGCCGAGCTTCTGGAGCGATCCGCCCTTCTATCAGTAA
- the gap gene encoding type I glyceraldehyde-3-phosphate dehydrogenase, translating to MAIRVGINGFGRIGRQVFRIMKERGGFDVVGINDITDAKTLGYLLKYDSIHGKYPGQIAVEGDELVVDGDRIKVTAIKQPKELPWKALGANLVLESTGVFRKKAQCLEHVEAGAKKVLLTVPAKDDVDATLVMGVNHTTYKPSDQVISNASCTTNCLAPMARVLNDTFGIVRGIMTTVHSYTNDQRILDLPHSDLRRARAAAMSIIPTSTGAAKAIGKVIPALDGKLDGLALRVPTPCGSLTDLTVELAKPATKDAINEAMKKAASSPIAKGGMQGILEYCDEPIVLADIVHNPASCVFDAPSTFVMGGSLVKVLGWYDNEWGYSQRCVDLLQLMAG from the coding sequence ATGGCGATCCGAGTTGGCATCAACGGATTCGGCCGTATTGGCCGGCAGGTGTTCCGCATCATGAAGGAGCGGGGCGGATTTGACGTTGTCGGCATCAACGACATCACCGACGCGAAAACGCTCGGCTACCTGCTGAAGTACGATTCCATCCACGGCAAGTATCCGGGCCAGATCGCCGTCGAGGGCGACGAACTGGTCGTGGACGGCGACCGGATCAAGGTCACCGCGATCAAGCAGCCCAAGGAGTTGCCGTGGAAGGCCTTGGGTGCCAACCTGGTGCTCGAGTCGACGGGGGTGTTCCGCAAGAAGGCCCAGTGCCTGGAGCACGTCGAGGCCGGGGCCAAGAAAGTGCTGCTCACGGTGCCTGCCAAGGACGATGTGGACGCCACGCTGGTGATGGGCGTCAACCACACGACGTATAAGCCGAGCGACCAGGTGATCTCGAACGCCTCGTGCACGACCAACTGCCTGGCGCCGATGGCCAGGGTGCTGAACGACACCTTCGGCATCGTGCGCGGCATCATGACCACGGTGCACTCTTATACGAATGACCAGCGCATCCTTGACCTGCCGCACTCGGACCTGCGCCGTGCGCGCGCGGCGGCGATGAGCATCATCCCGACCTCGACGGGCGCGGCCAAGGCGATCGGCAAGGTGATCCCTGCGCTCGACGGCAAGCTCGACGGGCTGGCGCTACGCGTGCCGACGCCGTGCGGGTCGCTGACGGACCTGACGGTCGAGCTCGCCAAGCCGGCGACCAAGGACGCCATTAACGAGGCGATGAAGAAGGCGGCCTCGTCGCCGATCGCCAAGGGGGGCATGCAGGGCATCCTCGAGTACTGCGACGAGCCGATCGTGCTCGCCGACATCGTGCACAACCCGGCCTCGTGCGTGTTCGATGCGCCGTCGACGTTCGTCATGGGCGGCTCGCTGGTGAAGGTGCTTGGCTGGTACGACAACGAGTGGGGCTACTCGCAGCGCTGCGTCGACCTGCTCCAGCTCATGGCGGGCTGA